The sequence below is a genomic window from Parachlamydiales bacterium.
CATCGGCACTATTGCAGCCCTTACAACATTTGCTCTGATATTGGCAGCCCACCTCCCCTACTTTAATTTCTTATTCCTCGCTGTCGCTGTGGCCGTCATCACTATTGCTTCCTGGGAATTGATGCAACTTACCATTAAAGTCGGCGGCGCGCCCTTAAGTACTTTAACATTGGCCTGTATTGCGGGATACGTTATCTCTGTATTTATCGCCACGCAATGGCATTTTCTCGATTTCCTCCCTGAATTAGCATTATTGACGACTTTAACCGCCATTTTCCTCTACCATTTTTATATCCATGAACACCCGATCAACACGATCGCAAACTCGCTTTTCCCTTTCGCCTATCTTGCCATTCCGCTTGCCACAGCTATCCCCATCCTGTATTACTTCCCGGAAAACTCCACTCAAGAAGGGCGTTGGTGGCTATTATTTCTACTTACCGTAGTAAAAATCAATGATGTTGCAGCTTATATTTTCGGCAAAATGCTTGGCAAACACCCTATGTCCCGCTACATCAGCCCAAAGAAAACATGGGAAGGCTCGATTGCAGGTTTTGCTGCGGCGACGCTGCTAGGTGCTTTGTTTCAGCCTTTACTTCAAATTCCTTTTGCTACAGCGATTGCCCTAGCTTGCGCTTTGGCTCTTGCCGCCCAATTTGGCGACCTTTCCGAATCTCTCCTTAAGCGCGATGCCGGAACTAAGGACAGTAATAGCCTGCCCGGATTAGGCGGTGTATTGGATGTTGTAGATGCTCTTGTGTTTAGCTGCCCTCTAATGTATATATTCCTCAGATACGAGTTTAAGGAGGCTATTGTATGATCATCACTATCGACGGTTCGATCGC
It includes:
- a CDS encoding phosphatidate cytidylyltransferase encodes the protein MKQNWQQRLLIGTIAALTTFALILAAHLPYFNFLFLAVAVAVITIASWELMQLTIKVGGAPLSTLTLACIAGYVISVFIATQWHFLDFLPELALLTTLTAIFLYHFYIHEHPINTIANSLFPFAYLAIPLATAIPILYYFPENSTQEGRWWLLFLLTVVKINDVAAYIFGKMLGKHPMSRYISPKKTWEGSIAGFAAATLLGALFQPLLQIPFATAIALACALALAAQFGDLSESLLKRDAGTKDSNSLPGLGGVLDVVDALVFSCPLMYIFLRYEFKEAIV